In a single window of the Bacteroidota bacterium genome:
- a CDS encoding CotH kinase family protein: MYTHRLKLAFCCLIALFSNLPLINGQIVINEICPSNVTTIQNSDGKYSDWIELFNNGGTPFDLAGYGLTDDLNSPYQFKFISHELAAGNSILIFASDSNSNAVVDHYEMAVDAHSDWKYVLGSTAIDTNWRNLDYDDITWSTGNGGFGFGDFDDGTMIPPTASVFMRKSFIADTSEILNAIFFMDYDDGFVAYLNGVEIARANMAGTGSRPQWNALAKSAHEAQMYLGLPADSFYLNPAFIKSILIHGTNVLTVETHDAFAIQTDLSSNPYLIFGIKNPVSIYSPTPAWFQSTPSSYYNAKFKLGKTGETIYLFDPSGNIVDQITYPELRNDNSYGRIPDGSSTLCYMDAPTPAEENNSSVCYSGYASAPVFTLASGYYSSAQNLNLITGQTGATIKYTTNGDEPASSSLTYSLPINVSSTTSIRATVFAPGLLPSNTITNTYIIGQDFHLPAFCITTDSLNLWDYNSGIYVLGPNADTVSPYFGANFWQNWQKPASIEYFDKSKNKIFSTNAEIEIYGNYSRYKPQKSFEIKLSDRYGTSELVYPFLSDKPYVTEFDRFVLRNAGTDWNVVHFRDALMQRLMKNTYSGYVGAEPVVMFLNGEFWGIYQFNEKHNQNWVKSNFGFEEDEINYLEIEGQNIILNEGSDDSFIDMYNYATSTSPVSNDFYDEMDEELDLKNFADYFIAETYYNNGDWLGEWTNNIKLWKPKIEGGKWKYMLIDTDYGFGLKGSVNDNRLQMARYPTSPAPNHNSEIFDALLDNPVFKNYFINRYADLMNTVYLPANVENVMKQFKDSMAFDMVAHFAKWGSDTTAWNGRIENMMNFAIQRPAITRNFIRDEFNLTSDVLLTINTLPVGSGRIEISTVTPSVYPWSGIYFNGNPVTITAIPNPGFTFDHWTSGAIPAGNNNQRVTYNFTSDDNIVAYFTGSPAPADLTISEINYNSSPEIDADDWIELHNYGTSSLDISGWKVADDQENHKYVFPSGTVLSPGGYLVIPENTHEFREAYPDVTNLIGELGYNLSNSGEEIRIYDYKDSIFVVINYNDQSPWPAEADGLGYTCELLDPFGDINNGNNWYKGCFGGSPGAEFTSNLMTEILISGDSVLCIGSTLQLNATDFSEYIYQWKQDQNIIPGANAELYITSQPGDYSVEVSVDGCSASSLIRHVSEKPFATISEVNSASRCGTGSVMLSVASNDSVSWLSSPRGNILATGNVFVTPDLSQTTAYFVQAGISCKSTPLEVTATILSEPCDQLVSIFPNPSAGTGITFSSQELLEGPADLTISNVEGKIVFVKSIIISNDGSSTIDLSMLAEGIYFVSINQNETTLNAKYVSLRL; this comes from the coding sequence ATGTACACACACCGTTTGAAACTGGCATTTTGTTGCCTGATTGCACTTTTTTCCAATTTACCATTGATAAATGGTCAGATAGTCATTAATGAAATCTGCCCTTCAAATGTTACTACAATTCAAAATTCTGACGGTAAATATTCCGACTGGATCGAATTGTTCAATAATGGCGGTACTCCTTTTGACCTCGCTGGTTATGGATTAACAGATGATTTAAATTCACCTTATCAGTTTAAATTCATATCACATGAACTTGCTGCCGGAAATAGTATTCTGATTTTTGCTTCTGATTCAAACAGCAATGCTGTTGTTGATCATTATGAAATGGCTGTAGATGCACATTCAGATTGGAAATATGTTTTAGGCAGTACAGCAATTGATACCAATTGGAGAAATCTCGATTATGATGACATAACATGGTCAACGGGAAATGGCGGGTTTGGATTTGGCGATTTTGATGATGGAACTATGATTCCACCCACAGCATCCGTTTTTATGCGGAAGAGTTTCATTGCTGACACTTCTGAAATTTTGAACGCTATCTTTTTTATGGATTATGATGATGGCTTTGTTGCATACCTGAATGGAGTTGAGATTGCCAGAGCAAATATGGCCGGTACCGGATCACGTCCTCAATGGAATGCACTTGCTAAAAGTGCTCATGAAGCTCAAATGTATCTTGGACTGCCCGCTGACTCCTTTTATCTGAATCCTGCATTTATCAAATCAATATTGATTCATGGTACAAATGTTCTCACAGTTGAAACACATGATGCATTTGCAATTCAAACTGATCTTTCATCAAATCCATATTTGATTTTTGGAATTAAGAATCCGGTTTCTATCTACTCCCCTACTCCTGCATGGTTTCAATCAACACCATCCTCATATTACAATGCTAAATTTAAACTAGGTAAAACCGGAGAAACAATTTATCTCTTCGATCCTTCAGGAAATATTGTGGATCAGATCACTTATCCGGAATTACGAAACGATAATTCTTATGGCAGAATTCCTGATGGCAGTTCAACTCTCTGTTATATGGATGCTCCTACACCTGCAGAAGAAAACAATTCTTCGGTATGTTATTCCGGATATGCTTCTGCTCCGGTCTTTACATTAGCATCCGGATATTATTCGTCGGCACAAAACTTAAATCTGATTACAGGACAGACCGGTGCAACAATTAAATATACAACTAACGGTGACGAACCGGCATCATCAAGTCTTACATATTCCCTGCCGATCAATGTCTCATCGACTACTTCAATTCGTGCAACTGTTTTTGCTCCCGGATTATTACCCAGCAATACGATCACAAATACATACATCATTGGCCAGGATTTTCATCTCCCTGCATTTTGTATTACAACTGACTCTTTGAATTTGTGGGATTATAATTCAGGAATTTATGTGCTTGGACCGAATGCGGATACAGTTTCTCCATATTTCGGCGCGAACTTCTGGCAAAACTGGCAGAAGCCGGCAAGCATTGAATATTTTGACAAGTCAAAAAATAAAATTTTCTCTACAAATGCTGAAATTGAAATCTATGGAAATTACTCGCGCTATAAACCGCAGAAAAGTTTCGAAATAAAACTCAGTGACCGTTATGGCACAAGTGAATTAGTCTACCCATTCCTTTCTGACAAACCTTATGTTACGGAATTCGACCGCTTTGTTCTACGGAATGCCGGTACTGACTGGAATGTAGTCCACTTCAGAGATGCTTTGATGCAACGGTTGATGAAAAACACATATAGTGGATATGTTGGAGCCGAGCCTGTTGTTATGTTTTTAAATGGTGAGTTCTGGGGAATCTATCAGTTCAATGAAAAGCATAATCAAAATTGGGTAAAATCTAATTTTGGTTTTGAAGAAGATGAAATTAATTATCTTGAAATAGAAGGTCAGAATATTATATTAAATGAAGGTAGCGATGATTCTTTTATCGATATGTATAACTATGCAACATCTACTTCTCCGGTATCAAACGATTTTTATGATGAAATGGATGAAGAACTTGATCTGAAAAATTTTGCCGACTATTTTATTGCAGAAACATATTATAACAATGGTGACTGGCTGGGAGAATGGACAAACAACATCAAGCTCTGGAAACCTAAAATCGAAGGTGGAAAATGGAAATACATGTTGATCGATACAGATTATGGCTTTGGACTTAAGGGATCTGTTAACGATAATCGACTGCAAATGGCTCGCTATCCAACTTCTCCCGCTCCGAATCACAATTCAGAGATCTTTGATGCCCTTCTTGACAATCCGGTTTTTAAAAATTATTTCATTAACAGATATGCTGATCTGATGAATACAGTATATCTTCCTGCAAACGTAGAAAACGTAATGAAACAATTCAAAGATTCTATGGCTTTTGATATGGTTGCACATTTTGCAAAATGGGGAAGTGATACAACAGCCTGGAATGGACGAATTGAAAACATGATGAATTTTGCAATTCAGCGTCCTGCCATCACAAGAAATTTTATCAGAGATGAATTCAATCTTACTTCTGATGTATTGTTAACGATCAATACACTTCCTGTCGGTTCTGGAAGAATTGAAATCAGTACTGTTACACCTTCTGTTTATCCCTGGTCAGGAATATATTTCAATGGAAATCCTGTTACGATTACAGCGATACCAAATCCGGGATTTACATTCGACCATTGGACATCAGGTGCTATTCCTGCAGGTAATAACAATCAAAGAGTCACATATAATTTTACTTCAGACGATAATATTGTAGCATATTTTACAGGAAGTCCTGCTCCCGCAGATCTTACAATAAGTGAAATAAATTACAATTCATCACCTGAAATTGATGCAGACGACTGGATTGAATTACATAATTACGGAACTTCTTCTCTGGATATTTCAGGATGGAAGGTTGCTGATGACCAGGAGAATCACAAATATGTTTTTCCTTCAGGAACGGTTCTTTCTCCCGGCGGTTATCTGGTAATTCCTGAAAATACACATGAGTTCCGCGAAGCTTATCCTGATGTAACAAACCTCATAGGTGAACTCGGATACAATTTAAGCAATAGCGGAGAAGAGATCAGGATTTATGATTATAAGGATTCTATTTTTGTGGTGATCAATTACAATGATCAATCGCCCTGGCCTGCAGAAGCAGATGGATTGGGATACACATGTGAATTGCTTGATCCGTTTGGCGATATAAATAATGGTAACAACTGGTATAAAGGATGTTTTGGAGGCTCACCCGGAGCGGAATTTACTTCGAATCTTATGACTGAAATTTTAATTTCCGGAGATTCGGTTCTTTGTATTGGAAGTACGTTGCAATTAAATGCAACAGATTTTTCTGAATATATTTATCAGTGGAAACAAGATCAGAATATTATTCCGGGAGCAAATGCAGAACTTTATATTACATCACAACCGGGCGACTATTCAGTAGAAGTATCTGTTGATGGATGCTCTGCAAGTTCATTGATAAGACATGTTTCCGAAAAACCTTTTGCAACAATAAGTGAGGTAAATTCAGCAAGCCGCTGTGGTACAGGTAGTGTTATGTTATCAGTCGCATCAAACGATTCTGTTTCATGGCTTAGTTCTCCTCGTGGAAATATTCTCGCAACAGGAAATGTGTTTGTTACACCAGATCTAAGTCAGACGACAGCATATTTTGTTCAGGCGGGAATCAGCTGTAAAAGCACGCCTTTGGAAGTTACAGCAACTATTTTATCTGAACCATGCGATCAGCTGGTCTCTATTTTCCCGAATCCTTCAGCAGGAACCGGGATTACATTCTCTTCTCAGGAATTGCTGGAGGGACCTGCTGACCTGACTATTTCCAATGTTGAAGGAAAAATAGTTTTCGTCAAATCCATTATAATATCTAATGATGGAAGTTCTACGATCGATCTTTCAATGCTTGCGGAAGGGATTTATTTCGTTTCTATCAATCAAAACGAAACAACCCTGAATGCAAAGTATGTGAGCTTGCGGCTGTAA
- a CDS encoding SBBP repeat-containing protein, with the protein MKTNYRKYPHAILILIFIFLTVDSNSQSLPQEWLATFHGQGKNPDRIAKIKADSQGNVVVSGYAQNSNHSQDIFALKYNAQGDTLWEYYFDGTLSEEDFVTDMEVDASGNVYLTGSATGTSYLDQCVTIKLNSNGIMQWESLYNLPGNRESQPNGIAVDSSGNVYITGWYNAFNNSRDGITIKYNPLGQIEWVDLMNTTGNRYEEDRDIVIDANQQAIICGFIYDTSTAGGLNVFVKKYTTSGLEEWMQTYTNPSFLGGDKGEVIRIASNGNIIVGGQSANGTITSTDVLALSYSPTGVQQWATIYSDSTTTFDEQFYSMALDPSGNVYIAGTDFLHQLVYRIDANGSMAWRKSWSSPVNNFNTIPFDIATDEVGGIYTVGKGIYPGPNHFGNGGLDNLNVVKYSAAGDSLWTYRLTSNTDVSIGFSIDVHDGNVYAGGFKADTAYVDENFFTSVLDTSGTIVNEWEFSGIGNTIMRGQFVRTDATNNVYCAGTIDRLYSNGLDVAIVKYDPAGNLLWEKYYTTPGWRNDTLTGMDLDQNGNLILSISSDTNATRTGYQPTLVKMSVAGNFLDTIWYNNVSTGVQFANSMLVRTDGSVVLCGTASISGGYLAYFDDQLNHQWTALIDSTPSAITKVNSVSSFPNGDIAVVGYSQTGPGTTGKLVAKRFDISGNRLWSVEIDSAGVADEGKDIAVNGIGLVAVTGSSGAATVVAVIDGATGNLLWRTIYNPTASSTEYGVKVRYGPGNSITIISRGWSGFVARYFTASFHTITGSILWSSSYDQTASDREPLELIVESTGRVVTAGWRIDGATTNYDYVLVGYTSAGVQEFENIYTTPNFNPDRLYSLTSDQAGDFIVTGESATEFLNNFLYQMVTIKFGGTVVDVNEMDLKSEVIVFPNPSAAGKYLLIDRSGFDSISGAKVFDSSGRTIKDISYVDLRGEINLSNYTDGLYLLQYFRNDVPEETIKLIKK; encoded by the coding sequence ATGAAGACAAATTACCGGAAATATCCGCATGCAATATTAATTTTAATATTCATTTTTCTAACCGTTGATTCCAATTCGCAATCATTACCACAAGAATGGCTTGCAACATTTCACGGGCAAGGAAAAAATCCGGATCGCATTGCTAAGATAAAAGCAGATTCTCAAGGGAATGTTGTGGTCTCCGGTTATGCGCAAAATTCAAATCATTCACAGGATATTTTTGCACTGAAATATAATGCTCAAGGCGATACGCTTTGGGAATATTATTTTGATGGGACACTAAGTGAAGAAGATTTTGTAACAGACATGGAAGTCGATGCTTCCGGAAATGTTTATCTGACTGGAAGTGCAACCGGCACAAGTTACCTTGATCAATGTGTAACAATAAAATTAAATTCCAATGGCATTATGCAATGGGAGAGTCTGTATAATTTGCCGGGAAACCGTGAAAGTCAGCCAAATGGAATTGCAGTAGATAGTTCCGGCAACGTTTACATTACCGGATGGTATAATGCTTTCAATAATTCAAGAGATGGAATAACTATTAAATACAATCCTTTAGGTCAGATCGAATGGGTTGATCTGATGAATACAACAGGAAACAGATATGAAGAAGATCGTGATATTGTTATTGACGCAAATCAACAAGCAATTATTTGTGGTTTTATTTATGATACTTCAACAGCAGGGGGATTGAATGTTTTTGTGAAAAAATATACTACTTCAGGATTAGAAGAATGGATGCAGACTTATACTAATCCATCCTTTTTAGGCGGTGACAAAGGTGAAGTAATAAGGATAGCTTCAAATGGAAATATTATTGTTGGTGGACAATCTGCAAATGGAACTATTACGTCAACTGATGTTCTTGCACTTTCATATTCACCAACCGGTGTTCAACAGTGGGCAACGATCTATTCAGATTCTACAACAACTTTCGATGAGCAGTTTTATTCAATGGCACTTGATCCGTCAGGTAACGTATACATTGCAGGAACAGATTTTCTTCATCAACTGGTTTATAGGATTGATGCAAATGGCTCAATGGCATGGAGAAAGTCCTGGAGTTCGCCGGTGAATAATTTCAATACCATTCCCTTTGATATAGCAACTGATGAAGTCGGCGGAATCTATACTGTTGGAAAAGGAATTTATCCCGGACCAAATCATTTCGGAAATGGCGGACTTGATAATTTAAATGTAGTTAAATACTCAGCTGCAGGTGATTCATTATGGACTTATCGTTTAACAAGTAATACAGATGTTTCAATTGGATTTTCAATTGACGTGCACGACGGGAATGTTTATGCAGGAGGTTTTAAAGCAGACACTGCCTATGTTGACGAGAATTTTTTCACTTCTGTTCTGGATACTTCCGGAACGATTGTAAATGAATGGGAGTTCAGTGGAATTGGAAATACAATTATGAGAGGACAGTTTGTTCGTACTGATGCCACAAACAATGTTTACTGCGCCGGAACAATTGACAGACTTTATTCTAATGGACTTGATGTAGCGATTGTAAAATATGATCCTGCCGGAAATTTATTGTGGGAGAAGTACTATACTACACCGGGTTGGAGAAATGATACACTGACAGGAATGGATCTTGATCAGAATGGAAATCTTATCCTAAGCATATCTTCAGACACGAATGCAACAAGAACAGGCTATCAGCCAACGTTGGTTAAAATGTCAGTTGCAGGAAATTTTCTTGATACTATCTGGTATAACAATGTTAGTACAGGAGTTCAGTTTGCAAATTCTATGCTTGTAAGAACTGATGGTAGTGTCGTTCTATGTGGCACCGCATCAATATCCGGCGGGTATCTGGCATACTTTGACGATCAGTTGAATCATCAATGGACTGCACTAATTGATTCAACTCCATCTGCAATTACAAAAGTAAATAGTGTTTCATCTTTTCCGAATGGTGACATTGCAGTTGTTGGATATTCTCAAACCGGACCGGGAACCACAGGTAAATTAGTTGCAAAACGGTTTGATATTTCCGGAAACAGATTGTGGTCTGTTGAAATTGATTCAGCCGGAGTTGCTGACGAAGGAAAAGATATTGCAGTGAATGGAATTGGACTGGTAGCTGTAACCGGTTCATCAGGTGCAGCAACAGTTGTAGCTGTAATTGATGGTGCAACAGGAAATTTGCTTTGGCGAACGATCTATAATCCTACAGCGTCAAGCACTGAATATGGCGTGAAGGTTCGGTATGGTCCCGGAAATTCAATTACAATTATTAGTCGTGGCTGGTCCGGTTTTGTTGCAAGATATTTCACAGCAAGTTTCCACACAATTACGGGAAGTATCCTTTGGAGCAGCAGCTATGATCAGACAGCAAGTGACAGAGAACCTTTAGAGCTGATTGTCGAATCAACAGGAAGAGTTGTAACAGCCGGCTGGCGAATAGATGGTGCTACGACAAATTATGATTATGTATTAGTTGGTTATACTTCTGCAGGAGTACAGGAGTTTGAAAATATTTATACTACGCCGAATTTCAATCCTGACAGATTATATTCATTAACGAGTGATCAGGCCGGTGATTTTATTGTTACGGGAGAGAGCGCAACAGAATTTTTAAATAATTTCCTGTATCAAATGGTCACAATTAAATTTGGAGGAACAGTTGTAGATGTAAATGAAATGGACCTGAAATCAGAAGTTATTGTTTTTCCAAATCCTTCTGCTGCCGGAAAATATTTATTGATTGACAGATCAGGTTTTGATTCGATCTCAGGTGCAAAAGTATTTGATAGTTCAGGCAGAACGATTAAAGATATTTCTTACGTAGATTTAAGAGGAGAAATTAATTTGTCAAATTATACAGATGGATTGTATCTATTACAATATTTCAGAAATGATGTTCCTGAAGAAACAATCAAATTGATAAAAAAATAA
- a CDS encoding PorT family protein, which yields METNNETKASDESLIASRNNISGESKISDKNRSQVSESVSDDNVEKGKEESQNILPVSEVNSSVGKDLSDAKRDSTIDASQPNETVAPLAQTNENVANTEKVKSDSLFSDSLNTESKISAVPANDSLKTDSTFSSRFAVEIFAGLQFTMKQGLATSGSSGGTSGTKNSELIAGLKLNYFINNFTLGAGVNISKHSSQVPTVYTTFYQDTSSILIPVSLAATFKTDYSIIDIPILIGYNFQMNKFAIHVESGISFSLISSATSVLSIDNSNYVINNFNSISTEKSYTNYVGQVSFLYSLSRKFQLMVQPSFNYGLTGVFKQLPDEKINVFSLKAGLRFKF from the coding sequence TTGGAAACCAACAATGAAACAAAAGCAAGTGATGAAAGCCTGATAGCATCCAGAAATAATATTTCCGGAGAAAGTAAGATCAGTGACAAGAACCGCAGCCAGGTTTCAGAATCAGTTTCAGATGATAATGTTGAAAAAGGCAAAGAAGAGTCACAAAATATTCTTCCTGTTTCTGAAGTGAATTCTTCCGTGGGAAAAGATTTGAGTGATGCCAAAAGAGATTCAACAATTGATGCCAGTCAGCCGAATGAGACAGTGGCGCCACTTGCTCAGACAAATGAAAATGTAGCGAACACTGAAAAAGTAAAATCGGATTCTTTGTTTTCTGATAGTCTTAATACAGAAAGTAAAATTTCAGCTGTACCTGCTAATGATTCTTTAAAAACAGACAGTACTTTTTCATCACGATTTGCGGTGGAAATTTTTGCCGGACTTCAGTTCACCATGAAGCAAGGTCTTGCAACTTCGGGATCATCAGGCGGAACTTCCGGCACAAAGAATTCGGAATTAATTGCAGGATTGAAATTGAATTATTTCATAAACAACTTTACTCTGGGTGCAGGAGTGAATATTTCAAAACATAGTTCGCAAGTTCCTACTGTTTACACAACTTTTTACCAGGATACTTCAAGTATTTTGATACCGGTTTCCCTGGCAGCAACCTTTAAAACGGATTATTCCATTATTGATATACCTATTCTTATAGGCTATAATTTTCAGATGAATAAATTTGCCATCCATGTGGAAAGCGGAATTTCATTTTCCCTGATTTCAAGTGCAACTTCAGTTCTGTCAATTGATAATTCGAATTATGTGATCAACAATTTCAATTCAATTTCAACTGAGAAAAGTTACACTAATTATGTTGGTCAGGTTAGTTTTCTTTATTCACTCAGTCGCAAATTTCAGTTAATGGTGCAACCATCCTTTAATTATGGGCTCACCGGCGTTTTCAAGCAGCTGCCTGACGAAAAGATCAATGTTTTTTCATTGAAAGCAGGGCTAAGGTTTAAATTTTAA
- a CDS encoding sigma-70 family RNA polymerase sigma factor, whose translation MSTDELIKGCLQGKGSHFTELYEKYSSGLYYICMRYSGDSDEAKDLLQEGFVRIFQKLNTYESTRGSFEGWMKRIFINLCIDHYRKQKNNISSLPIEEVADEIADSDGEPMGVINNLSYEELIQAISELPLGYRTVFNMYVIDEKGHKEIASELNISESTSKTQLFKARNLLQKNLMMKTLIRVK comes from the coding sequence ATGTCGACAGATGAACTGATAAAAGGCTGCCTGCAAGGTAAAGGGAGTCATTTTACCGAGCTGTATGAGAAATACTCATCCGGCTTGTATTATATCTGTATGCGATATTCCGGAGACAGCGATGAAGCGAAAGATCTTTTGCAGGAAGGATTTGTCAGGATTTTTCAGAAGTTAAATACATATGAATCAACACGCGGATCATTCGAAGGTTGGATGAAGCGAATTTTTATTAATCTGTGTATTGATCATTATCGTAAACAAAAAAATAATATTTCCTCGTTACCAATTGAAGAAGTTGCTGATGAAATAGCAGACTCAGATGGCGAACCAATGGGCGTGATAAATAATTTATCATATGAAGAATTAATTCAGGCCATTAGTGAGCTTCCTCTCGGTTACAGAACTGTATTTAATATGTATGTAATTGATGAAAAGGGTCATAAAGAAATTGCAAGTGAATTGAATATTTCTGAAAGTACTTCAAAAACACAATTATTTAAAGCAAGAAATCTGCTTCAGAAAAATTTAATGATGAAAACATTAATAAGAGTAAAATAA
- a CDS encoding T9SS type A sorting domain-containing protein → MPSYTKSIQVLDSLGRVIQSEEFMREGATINGTSTNIPDSIFRITSRDIYQYDAFSNLISNIHTYFNLTDSVISRFLYRYDATGKKIASEDYRLYPNPIALMGFDTSGYSGDSINYYLRMQWNGLLFDTANYYTINYDSLNRRTEELKHLYNGSFLGITKKFWSYLPTGEIDQIISKNQYGDSTRERYFYNSFNDILYTVSEIYNSDSSGWVSPYRLDYLYDINNFPYRIIYIPCLTPACLDTIVKKEWNYDSLGRLTRILLSNYEGQAYNMNTYSYDANGDMFYTELFYDDGGPCGAGSYTYYFYNSEHSVIHTQHSWYSCWSNASDCYFYDLGADSMMVDICYPLISCSNDTIYPVVISAGGISPHTYHWSPGIHFSDSIGTQPYVLSDTSRIYALTVTDSSGRIVSDTMNIAISIPFPNLGTDTVLCTNSMIELQPGNFYSYEWSDGSSVSSLQLTSSTEDSIYISVIVIDSSSCYGTDSVLVFFNDCTGIDEIQNTSFIYPNPFQDNFVIDFKGIPSLCYIYSHDGKLIKAINLHSGENFIETKNLASGIYVIVINEANNSKMKLIVKE, encoded by the coding sequence ATGCCAAGCTATACAAAAAGTATTCAGGTTTTGGATAGTCTAGGAAGGGTGATTCAATCTGAAGAGTTCATGCGTGAAGGTGCTACTATAAATGGAACTTCAACTAATATTCCCGATTCAATTTTTCGGATTACTTCAAGAGATATTTATCAATACGATGCGTTTTCGAACCTGATAAGCAATATACATACCTATTTCAATTTGACAGATTCTGTTATATCACGATTTTTATATCGCTATGATGCAACCGGAAAAAAAATTGCTTCCGAAGATTATCGTTTGTACCCAAACCCAATTGCATTAATGGGTTTTGACACTTCAGGTTATTCAGGCGATAGTATAAATTATTATCTGAGAATGCAGTGGAACGGATTATTGTTTGATACTGCAAATTATTACACTATCAATTACGATTCCCTGAACAGAAGGACAGAAGAACTAAAACATTTGTATAATGGAAGTTTTCTTGGGATCACAAAAAAATTCTGGAGTTATTTGCCAACCGGAGAAATAGACCAGATAATTTCAAAAAACCAATATGGAGACTCAACAAGAGAAAGATATTTTTATAATTCTTTCAATGATATACTATATACGGTGAGTGAAATTTACAATTCAGATTCTTCAGGCTGGGTTTCGCCATACAGATTGGATTATCTGTACGATATAAATAATTTTCCATATAGAATTATTTATATTCCTTGTCTGACACCGGCATGTCTTGATACAATCGTTAAAAAAGAATGGAACTATGATAGTCTTGGACGATTGACACGAATACTTTTAAGTAATTACGAAGGTCAAGCTTACAATATGAATACATATTCATACGATGCTAATGGCGACATGTTTTACACCGAATTATTTTATGACGATGGCGGGCCATGTGGTGCAGGCAGTTATACATATTATTTTTATAATTCCGAACATAGTGTTATACATACTCAACATTCATGGTACTCTTGTTGGTCTAACGCTTCTGATTGTTACTTTTATGATCTCGGAGCAGACTCTATGATGGTTGATATCTGTTATCCTCTGATTTCATGTTCAAACGATACAATTTATCCTGTAGTGATTAGTGCCGGTGGAATAAGCCCACATACTTACCACTGGTCACCAGGAATTCATTTCTCTGATTCTATTGGAACACAACCATATGTTCTAAGCGATACATCCAGGATTTATGCATTAACCGTTACCGATTCGTCCGGAAGAATTGTTTCTGACACAATGAATATTGCTATCTCTATACCTTTTCCAAATCTTGGAACAGACACTGTTTTGTGCACTAATTCAATGATCGAACTTCAACCCGGTAACTTTTACAGCTATGAATGGAGCGACGGAAGTTCTGTTTCATCTTTGCAGCTGACTTCTTCTACAGAAGATTCAATTTATATTTCAGTTATCGTAATCGATTCGTCTAGTTGTTATGGAACAGACTCTGTTCTTGTTTTCTTCAATGATTGTACAGGAATCGATGAGATCCAAAATACTTCGTTCATTTATCCAAATCCTTTCCAGGATAATTTTGTAATTGATTTCAAAGGAATACCATCTCTCTGCTATATTTATTCGCACGACGGAAAACTGATCAAAGCGATAAATTTACATTCAGGAGAAAATTTTATTGAAACGAAAAATTTGGCTTCGGGTATTTATGTTATTGTTATCAATGAAGCGAACAATTCAAAAATGAAATTAATTGTAAAAGAATAA